From a region of the Alphaproteobacteria bacterium genome:
- a CDS encoding FAD-dependent oxidoreductase, producing the protein MAARPAATPQDNTVSGAVLVVGGGIAGMQASIELADPGYKVYLVEKNSAIGGHMAQLDKTFPTNDCAMCTISPRLVDVGRHLNIELLTDSEVEAVTGSPGAFSARLRTKPRYIDLERCNGCGDCAKVCPVAVPNAFNEGLNQRRAAYKLYPQATPDGFAIDKRGLAPCRDACPTGQRAQGYIALIAAGRYDEAYRTIKEDNPFPAICGRICNARCEEACSRGRVDAPIAIRALKRFVTDTQMAGPRQPVEPAERRHDQRIAIIGAGPCGLTAAQDLCRAGYGVTIYEALPLAGGMLRVGVPEYRLPAEIVEREIQDILDLGVELKLNTPVESLDALQAEGYAAVLIAVGAHEGIRLPIPGNELAGVLINTQFLRDVRLAETDLATSPASAVKSRRVVVLGGGDVAFDCARTALRLGASAVEIACRGSRGVWPASDHELAEARAEGIGLHIGLNYLGLIDDGSGAVAGLECERVERFEAGEDGRPVAHVAPDSRFTIAAEVAIFSVGQKAGLAFIPEDAGVGITASRTIAVDGNTFATDRPGVFAAGDAVSGTAFVIEAVDGGHRAAATIQRYLEGEAIEVAEPEPVPTVEIPDSELEAKLARGEIVPAPQVPVPTVAAEARRDNFAEIETGYSEAEAQAEAARCLDCGICAECLACDFACGVDAIAHEMVEQKRQIEVGAVVLAPGYQTYRAELSEEFGFGRYANVITSLQHERLLSASGPTDGHVQRPSDGETPKKIAFLQCIGSRDQNHDYCSAVCCMYAAKQAIMAKEHEPETEVRVFMMDMRSFSKGYEGYYQRAKEKYGVGYTRCRISGLKEQPGSKNLLVRYLNDGGNGMVEEEFDLVVLSVGMEISQGVRDLGRRLGVELDDYGFCQTQHFDPLQTSRPGIYAVGPFREPKDIPDSLVEASAAAAQIGGLLAAGRHTLTRAPDFPPERDVSEEEARTAVFVCHCGTNIAGFLDVDAVAQYAGGLSGVIHTEHTIYACSQDSIAQISDTVRQTGANRVVIAACTPLTHEPLFRSSLRAAGLNPYLVDMANIRNQCSWVHSHDWDRATGKAKDLVRMSTARAAALEPLGTSEMAVEKAALVIGGGPAGMTAALALAEQGFPVHLVERDEALGGNLRHLHFGLVEFGIGGGLSDGKPASPGELLADLEARLAADPLVTLHLASELVASSGFMGNFASTLRDKDGRDSEIRHGVVVVATGGREYRGDEYGLGSRPDIVTQQEFETRLAADETPDEVVMIQCVGPAEKYCGRICCTSALKNALVLKRRHPESRITILYKDIRTYGFKERLYTQAREAGILFVRYDDGRPPLVPAVEPGERLTVRAHEPILGRELELAADLLVLSTPVVPHPAAGDVAVRLKVPFDMDGFFMEAHAKLRPMDFLSEGIFMAGMAHYPKLLEEAIVHARAAASRAATVLSRDTITTGGAVAAVDQEICVACLTCVRSCPFGAPRIAKDLAGVGAIAGAAHIESALCQGCGLCVAACPAGAIDLRHFTDSQIMAKVDAMFGPTGPQPQPQPEPVG; encoded by the coding sequence ATGGCGGCCAGGCCCGCAGCGACGCCCCAAGACAACACCGTCAGCGGCGCCGTGCTGGTGGTCGGTGGCGGCATTGCCGGCATGCAGGCCTCGATCGAACTCGCCGACCCCGGTTACAAGGTCTACCTGGTCGAAAAGAACTCGGCTATCGGCGGCCACATGGCCCAGCTCGACAAGACCTTTCCCACCAACGATTGCGCCATGTGCACCATTTCGCCCAGATTGGTCGACGTGGGGCGGCACCTCAATATCGAGCTTCTGACCGACAGCGAAGTGGAAGCGGTAACCGGCTCCCCCGGCGCCTTCAGCGCGAGGTTACGGACCAAACCGCGCTACATCGATCTCGAGCGCTGCAACGGCTGCGGCGACTGCGCCAAGGTCTGCCCGGTGGCGGTGCCCAACGCCTTCAACGAAGGCCTCAACCAGCGCCGCGCCGCCTACAAGCTTTATCCCCAGGCCACGCCGGACGGCTTCGCCATCGACAAACGCGGCCTGGCGCCCTGTCGCGACGCCTGCCCCACCGGCCAGCGCGCCCAGGGCTACATCGCCCTGATCGCGGCGGGGCGCTACGACGAGGCCTACCGCACGATAAAAGAGGACAATCCCTTCCCCGCCATCTGCGGCCGCATTTGCAATGCGCGCTGCGAGGAAGCCTGCAGCCGCGGCCGGGTCGATGCCCCGATCGCCATCCGGGCGCTTAAGCGCTTCGTTACCGACACCCAGATGGCTGGCCCGCGCCAGCCCGTCGAGCCCGCCGAGCGCCGCCACGACCAACGCATCGCCATCATCGGCGCCGGCCCCTGCGGCCTGACCGCGGCCCAGGATCTTTGTCGCGCCGGCTACGGCGTCACCATCTACGAAGCGCTGCCGTTGGCCGGCGGCATGCTGCGCGTGGGCGTGCCCGAATACCGCCTGCCGGCCGAAATCGTCGAGCGCGAGATCCAGGACATCCTCGACTTGGGTGTGGAACTCAAGCTCAACACGCCGGTCGAAAGCCTCGATGCCCTGCAGGCCGAAGGTTATGCCGCCGTGCTGATCGCCGTCGGCGCCCACGAAGGCATCCGCCTGCCGATCCCCGGCAACGAGCTCGCGGGGGTTTTGATCAACACCCAATTCCTGCGCGACGTGCGGCTGGCCGAGACGGATTTGGCAACCAGCCCGGCCAGCGCCGTCAAGAGCCGCCGCGTGGTGGTGCTGGGCGGTGGCGACGTCGCTTTCGACTGCGCCCGCACAGCACTCAGGCTGGGTGCCAGCGCGGTCGAGATCGCCTGTCGCGGCAGCCGCGGGGTGTGGCCGGCCAGCGACCACGAACTGGCCGAGGCCCGGGCCGAGGGCATCGGGCTGCATATAGGGCTCAACTATTTGGGCCTGATCGACGACGGCAGCGGCGCCGTCGCCGGCCTCGAATGCGAGCGCGTCGAGCGTTTCGAGGCCGGCGAAGATGGCCGGCCGGTGGCCCACGTGGCGCCCGATTCGCGTTTTACCATCGCCGCCGAGGTGGCCATTTTCTCGGTCGGCCAGAAGGCCGGCCTGGCCTTCATCCCCGAGGACGCGGGCGTCGGTATCACGGCCAGCCGCACCATTGCCGTCGACGGCAATACCTTCGCCACCGACCGCCCCGGCGTCTTTGCCGCCGGCGATGCGGTCAGCGGTACGGCCTTCGTCATCGAGGCCGTCGACGGCGGCCACCGGGCGGCTGCGACCATCCAGCGCTACCTCGAGGGCGAGGCGATCGAGGTTGCCGAGCCCGAACCCGTCCCCACCGTCGAGATTCCCGACTCCGAGCTGGAAGCCAAGCTGGCCCGGGGTGAGATCGTGCCGGCGCCACAGGTGCCGGTGCCGACCGTGGCGGCCGAGGCGCGGCGCGATAATTTCGCCGAGATCGAGACCGGCTACAGCGAAGCCGAGGCCCAGGCCGAGGCCGCGCGCTGTCTCGATTGCGGCATCTGCGCCGAGTGCCTGGCCTGCGATTTCGCCTGCGGCGTCGATGCCATCGCCCACGAGATGGTCGAACAAAAGCGCCAGATCGAGGTCGGCGCCGTGGTCCTGGCACCGGGTTACCAGACCTACCGGGCCGAACTTTCCGAGGAATTCGGCTTCGGCCGCTATGCCAACGTCATCACGTCCTTGCAGCATGAGCGCCTGCTCTCGGCCTCGGGCCCGACAGACGGCCACGTGCAGCGGCCTTCGGACGGCGAGACGCCCAAGAAGATCGCCTTTTTGCAGTGCATAGGATCGCGCGACCAGAATCACGATTACTGCTCGGCCGTGTGCTGCATGTACGCCGCCAAGCAGGCCATCATGGCCAAGGAACACGAGCCCGAGACCGAGGTTCGCGTCTTCATGATGGACATGCGCTCGTTTTCCAAGGGCTATGAGGGCTATTACCAGCGGGCCAAGGAAAAGTACGGCGTCGGCTACACGCGTTGCCGCATTTCGGGCCTCAAGGAACAGCCCGGGAGCAAGAACCTGCTGGTGCGCTATCTCAACGACGGCGGTAACGGCATGGTCGAAGAAGAATTCGACCTCGTCGTGCTGTCGGTGGGCATGGAGATCTCGCAGGGCGTGCGCGACTTGGGCCGGCGGCTGGGGGTGGAACTCGACGATTACGGTTTCTGCCAGACGCAGCACTTCGATCCCTTGCAGACCAGCCGCCCCGGCATCTATGCCGTCGGGCCCTTCCGCGAGCCCAAGGACATACCCGATTCGCTGGTCGAGGCCAGCGCCGCCGCGGCCCAGATCGGCGGCCTGCTGGCGGCCGGGCGCCACACCCTGACCCGGGCGCCCGATTTTCCGCCCGAACGCGACGTCAGCGAGGAAGAGGCCCGCACCGCCGTCTTCGTCTGCCACTGCGGCACCAACATCGCCGGTTTCCTCGACGTCGACGCCGTGGCCCAATATGCCGGCGGGCTTTCCGGCGTCATCCACACCGAGCACACCATATACGCCTGTTCGCAGGACTCGATCGCCCAGATCAGCGACACCGTGCGCCAGACCGGCGCCAACCGCGTCGTCATCGCGGCCTGCACGCCGCTCACCCACGAGCCGCTGTTCCGCTCCAGCCTGCGCGCCGCCGGCCTCAATCCCTACCTGGTCGACATGGCCAACATCCGCAACCAGTGCTCCTGGGTGCATTCCCACGACTGGGACCGGGCCACCGGCAAGGCCAAGGACCTGGTGCGCATGTCGACGGCCCGGGCGGCGGCCCTTGAGCCCCTGGGAACCTCCGAGATGGCGGTGGAAAAGGCGGCCCTGGTGATCGGCGGCGGCCCGGCCGGCATGACGGCGGCGCTGGCGCTCGCCGAACAGGGTTTCCCGGTACACCTGGTGGAACGCGACGAGGCGCTGGGCGGCAACCTCAGGCACCTGCATTTCGGCCTGGTTGAGTTCGGCATCGGTGGCGGGCTCAGTGACGGTAAACCGGCCTCGCCGGGCGAGCTTCTGGCCGATCTCGAGGCACGGCTGGCCGCTGATCCGCTGGTCACGCTGCACCTGGCCAGCGAGCTCGTGGCCAGCAGCGGTTTCATGGGAAACTTCGCCTCGACGCTACGTGACAAGGACGGCCGAGACAGCGAGATCCGCCATGGCGTCGTGGTGGTGGCCACCGGCGGCCGGGAATACCGAGGTGATGAATACGGTTTGGGCAGCCGGCCCGACATAGTCACGCAGCAGGAATTCGAGACCAGGCTGGCCGCCGACGAGACGCCCGACGAGGTGGTCATGATCCAGTGCGTCGGCCCGGCCGAGAAATATTGCGGCCGCATCTGCTGCACTTCGGCGCTGAAGAACGCCCTGGTGCTCAAGCGCCGGCACCCCGAATCCCGCATCACCATCCTTTACAAGGACATCCGGACCTACGGTTTCAAGGAACGCCTCTACACCCAGGCCCGCGAGGCCGGCATCCTGTTCGTGCGTTATGACGACGGACGGCCGCCTCTGGTCCCTGCGGTGGAGCCGGGCGAGCGGCTGACGGTGCGCGCCCATGAGCCCATACTCGGGCGCGAGCTCGAACTCGCCGCCGACTTGCTCGTGCTCTCGACCCCGGTGGTGCCGCACCCGGCGGCCGGCGACGTGGCGGTGCGGCTCAAGGTACCCTTCGACATGGACGGCTTTTTCATGGAGGCCCACGCCAAGCTCCGGCCCATGGATTTCCTCTCCGAGGGCATCTTCATGGCCGGCATGGCACACTACCCCAAGCTTCTCGAAGAAGCCATCGTGCACGCCCGGGCGGCGGCCTCGAGGGCCGCCACCGTGCTGTCGCGTGACACCATCACCACGGGCGGCGCCGTGGCGGCGGTGGATCAGGAGATCTGCGTGGCCTGCCTGACCTGCGTGCGCAGCTGTCCCTTCGGTGCGCCGCGCATTGCCAAGGATCTGGCCGGCGTCGGCGCCATCGCCGGAGCCGCGCACATCGAATCCGCGCTCTGTCAAGGTTGCGGACTTTGCGTCGCGGCCTGCCCGGCCGGGGCCATCGATCTCAGGCACTTCACCGACAGCCAGATCATGGCCAAGGTCGACGCCATGTTCGGGCCCACGGGGCCCCAGCCCCAGCCTCAGCCGGAGCCGGTGGGATGA
- the cobW gene encoding cobalamin biosynthesis protein CobW, with translation MTGVHKIPATVITGFLGAGKTSVIRHLLETANGRRLALVINEFGDIGVDGEVLKGCGIEACEDGDIVELANGCICCTVADDFLPTMQSLIERAQPPDHIIIETSGLTLPKPLVRAFNWPEIRTRVTVDGVVAVVDGDAVAAGRFAADPEAIEAQRRADDNLDHESPLEEVFEDQLGAADLVVLNKADLLAAEDLDLVNRELARELRPAVKVVTASHGRIDAAVLLGLAAAAEDDLDNRPSHHDGADEHDHDDFETFSLDFAAIPEPQALVARLEPVIAAHDILRIKGFVAVEAKAMRLVVQAVGGRVQHYYDRDWRPGEDRSSRLVVIGQQGLDQAAISAAIAETNKDRN, from the coding sequence ATGACCGGCGTCCACAAGATCCCCGCCACCGTCATCACCGGCTTTCTCGGGGCCGGCAAGACCAGCGTCATCCGGCATTTGCTGGAAACCGCCAATGGCCGCCGGCTGGCCCTGGTGATCAACGAGTTCGGCGACATCGGCGTCGACGGCGAAGTGCTCAAGGGCTGTGGCATCGAGGCCTGCGAAGACGGCGATATCGTCGAGCTGGCCAACGGCTGCATCTGCTGCACCGTGGCCGACGATTTCCTGCCCACCATGCAAAGCTTGATCGAACGCGCCCAGCCGCCCGACCACATCATCATCGAGACCTCGGGTCTGACGCTGCCCAAGCCTCTGGTGCGGGCCTTCAACTGGCCCGAGATCCGTACCCGGGTGACGGTCGACGGTGTGGTCGCGGTGGTCGATGGCGATGCCGTGGCCGCCGGCCGCTTTGCCGCCGACCCCGAGGCCATAGAGGCCCAACGCCGGGCCGACGACAATCTCGATCACGAAAGCCCGCTGGAAGAGGTCTTCGAGGACCAACTGGGCGCGGCGGACCTGGTGGTGCTGAACAAGGCCGACCTGCTGGCGGCCGAGGATCTCGATCTGGTCAACCGCGAGCTCGCCCGGGAACTCAGGCCCGCCGTCAAGGTGGTGACGGCCAGCCACGGCCGCATCGACGCCGCCGTGCTGCTGGGCCTGGCGGCGGCGGCCGAGGACGATCTCGATAACCGGCCCTCGCACCACGACGGCGCCGACGAGCACGACCACGACGACTTCGAGACCTTTTCTCTCGATTTTGCCGCCATCCCCGAGCCCCAGGCCCTGGTGGCCCGGCTCGAGCCCGTCATCGCGGCCCACGACATCCTGCGCATCAAGGGCTTCGTGGCCGTCGAGGCCAAGGCCATGCGGCTCGTCGTCCAGGCCGTCGGCGGCCGGGTGCAGCACTATTACGACCGCGATTGGCGGCCCGGCGAGGATCGCTCGAGCCGCCTGGTGGTGATCGGCCAGCAGGGGCTCGACCAGGCGGCCATCAGCGCGGCGATCGCCGAGACCAACAAAGACCGGAACTGA
- a CDS encoding hydrogenase iron-sulfur subunit, translating to MSDFEPRIIAFCCQHCAYAAADLAGGARLSYPDSLRIVQLPCTGRVDVLHVLKSFEEGADGVLVAGCLPGLCHYLKGNLHARQRIDYVRRMLDQIGFESDRARMINISAAMGARFAELATEFGERIRELGPNRLAAPTPATPQFENLEATP from the coding sequence ATGAGCGACTTCGAGCCCCGCATCATCGCCTTTTGCTGCCAGCATTGCGCCTACGCGGCGGCCGATCTGGCCGGCGGGGCGCGGCTCAGCTATCCCGATTCGCTACGCATCGTGCAGCTTCCCTGCACCGGCCGGGTCGACGTGCTGCACGTGCTGAAAAGCTTCGAGGAAGGCGCCGACGGGGTCCTGGTGGCGGGCTGCCTGCCCGGGCTTTGCCATTACCTCAAGGGCAACCTGCACGCCCGCCAGCGCATCGACTACGTGCGCCGGATGCTCGACCAGATCGGTTTCGAGAGCGACCGTGCCCGCATGATCAACATCTCGGCCGCCATGGGTGCCCGTTTCGCCGAACTGGCGACGGAGTTCGGCGAGCGCATCCGCGAGCTCGGCCCCAATCGGCTGGCCGCGCCCACCCCAGCGACGCCGCAATTCGAAAACCTGGAGGCAACGCCATGA
- the cobN gene encoding cobaltochelatase subunit CobN — protein sequence MHLLAVTPGQISDGSEAVDLGQTPGDIVVLSAADSELAGLAQAQSSRGPDFPTLRLANLMQLGHNLSVDIYVDEVVSRARLVIVRLLGGRGYWPYGIEQISEACRRAGVALAVLPGDDQPDAELAGLCTLAPEAAHRLWQYLVHGGEANFQNALAYAASLIGHEASWLEPVPLLRAGLYWPGRRQPTLDDVKAQWTNGAPVAPLVFYRALLQTGNLAPVDALIAALGDNGLNPLPLYVASLKEPLSAETVAQVFAEAKPAVVLNATGFAVSTPGAERRRTPFDEAACPVLQVVFSGGDEAGWRAGQNGLSARDLAMNVALPEVDGRILSRAVSFKTEARYDAATETSVVRYAPVPDRIRFVAELAANWAALQGTPVEERRVALVMANYPNRDGRLGNGVGLDTPASAFNVLAAMRAAGYSVDDLPADGQALIERLAEGPTNDLVDRAARAGGMRYALADYREFFAGLPAAVQNAIGERWGKPEADPFVAGEEFLLAAFQLGNVVIGLQPARGYNIDPASSYHDPDLVPPHGYLAFYAWLRRDFAAQAVVHMGKHGNLEWLPGKAVALSEGCFPEAALGPLPHLYPFIVNDPGEGTQAKRRAQAVIIDHLTPPMTRAESYGPLAELELLVDEYYEASGVDPRRLAVLGGQILELSREIGLDRDCGIAAEDGDAAALGKLDSYLCELKEMQIRDGLHIFGEAPSGRLLHDLLVALVRVPRAAGEGGDRSLIRALAADLGLTDFDPLDCDMAAPWQGPKPEVLANGGTWRSAGDTVERLEELAVRLVDGSTSAPVDWPQSQAVLNTIEQNIKPAVRACGPDEIAGLLRGLEGRFVEPGSSGAPTRGRPDVLPTGRNFYAVDCRTVPTPAAWQLGWKSATLLLERHRQEHGEWPQTLAISAWGTSNMRTGGDDIAQALALLGVKPVWELSSRRVTGFEVLPPAGFDRPRIDVVLRVSGFFRDAFPEQIALFDSAVAAVAALDEPPELNPLAARVRSDAAAFVAQGLSAEAAARRAGFRVFGSKPGAYGAGLQALIDERGWQTDADLARAYIAWGGYAYGAGSQGVAEHGLFESRLRQVEVVVQNQDNREHDLLDSDDYYQFEGGLTAAVRHASGAQPAVYHPDHARPETPRIRTLEEEIGRVVRARVVNPKWIAGAMRHGYKGAFEMAATVDYMFAFAATARAVADHHFDAVFEAYLEDDEVREFLLDSNPAAAREMAERLIEAQDRGLWKPRSNSAAARLAEVAGLVLEDV from the coding sequence GTGCATCTGCTGGCCGTCACGCCGGGGCAGATTTCCGATGGCTCGGAAGCCGTCGATCTCGGCCAGACGCCGGGCGACATCGTGGTGCTGTCGGCGGCCGACAGTGAACTGGCCGGCCTGGCCCAGGCCCAAAGTAGCCGGGGGCCGGACTTCCCCACGCTACGTCTCGCCAACCTGATGCAGCTCGGCCACAACCTCTCGGTCGATATCTACGTCGACGAGGTGGTGTCCCGGGCGCGGCTGGTCATCGTGCGGCTGCTGGGCGGCAGGGGCTATTGGCCCTATGGCATCGAGCAGATCTCGGAGGCCTGCCGGCGGGCCGGCGTGGCGCTGGCGGTGCTGCCCGGCGACGACCAGCCCGACGCCGAACTGGCCGGCCTTTGCACGCTGGCGCCCGAGGCGGCGCACCGTTTGTGGCAGTATCTGGTGCATGGCGGCGAGGCCAATTTTCAGAACGCGCTAGCCTATGCCGCCAGCTTGATCGGCCATGAGGCCAGCTGGCTGGAACCGGTGCCGCTGCTGCGGGCCGGGCTTTACTGGCCCGGCCGGCGCCAGCCGACGCTCGATGACGTCAAGGCCCAGTGGACCAATGGCGCCCCGGTGGCGCCGCTGGTCTTCTACCGGGCGCTGCTGCAGACCGGCAACCTGGCGCCGGTCGACGCGCTCATCGCGGCGCTTGGCGATAACGGCCTCAACCCGCTGCCGCTATACGTTGCCAGTTTGAAGGAGCCGCTGTCGGCCGAAACCGTGGCCCAGGTCTTTGCCGAGGCCAAGCCGGCCGTGGTGCTCAACGCCACCGGCTTCGCCGTCTCGACGCCGGGCGCCGAGCGCCGCCGGACGCCCTTCGACGAGGCCGCTTGCCCGGTGCTGCAGGTGGTCTTCTCGGGCGGCGACGAGGCCGGCTGGCGGGCCGGCCAGAACGGCCTCTCGGCCCGCGACCTGGCCATGAACGTGGCGCTGCCGGAGGTCGATGGCCGCATTCTCAGCCGCGCCGTATCGTTCAAGACCGAGGCGCGCTACGACGCCGCCACCGAGACCTCGGTGGTGCGCTATGCGCCGGTACCGGACCGCATTCGCTTCGTTGCCGAACTGGCGGCCAATTGGGCCGCCCTGCAAGGCACACCGGTCGAGGAACGCCGTGTTGCGCTGGTCATGGCCAACTATCCCAACCGCGACGGCCGGCTGGGGAACGGCGTCGGGCTCGACACCCCGGCCTCGGCCTTCAACGTGCTCGCGGCCATGCGCGCCGCGGGCTACAGCGTCGACGACCTGCCGGCCGACGGCCAGGCCCTGATCGAGCGCCTGGCCGAGGGGCCGACCAACGACCTGGTCGACCGGGCGGCGCGAGCGGGCGGTATGCGCTACGCCCTGGCCGACTACCGCGAATTCTTTGCCGGCTTGCCCGCGGCAGTACAAAACGCGATCGGCGAACGCTGGGGCAAGCCGGAAGCCGATCCCTTCGTCGCGGGCGAGGAATTCCTGCTGGCCGCATTTCAACTCGGCAACGTCGTCATCGGCCTGCAGCCGGCGCGAGGCTACAATATCGACCCGGCGTCCAGCTACCACGATCCCGATCTGGTGCCGCCGCACGGTTATCTCGCCTTCTATGCCTGGCTGCGCCGCGACTTCGCCGCCCAGGCCGTGGTCCACATGGGCAAGCACGGTAATCTCGAATGGCTGCCCGGCAAGGCCGTGGCCCTCTCCGAGGGCTGCTTTCCCGAGGCCGCACTGGGGCCGCTGCCGCACCTCTATCCCTTCATCGTCAACGACCCCGGCGAGGGGACGCAAGCCAAGCGCCGGGCCCAGGCCGTCATCATCGACCACCTGACGCCACCCATGACGCGGGCCGAAAGCTATGGGCCGCTGGCCGAGCTCGAGCTGCTGGTCGACGAATACTACGAAGCCTCGGGCGTCGATCCCCGCCGCCTGGCGGTGCTGGGCGGCCAGATCCTCGAGCTCAGCCGTGAGATCGGCCTCGACCGCGACTGCGGCATCGCGGCCGAGGACGGCGACGCGGCGGCGCTGGGCAAGCTCGACAGTTACCTGTGCGAATTGAAGGAGATGCAGATCCGCGACGGCCTGCACATCTTCGGCGAGGCGCCGTCGGGGCGGCTTTTGCACGATCTGCTCGTCGCCCTGGTGCGGGTGCCCCGGGCCGCCGGCGAGGGTGGTGACCGTTCGCTGATACGGGCTCTGGCGGCCGACCTCGGGCTCACGGATTTCGATCCCCTCGATTGCGACATGGCGGCGCCCTGGCAGGGGCCCAAACCGGAAGTGCTGGCCAATGGCGGCACTTGGCGCAGTGCCGGCGACACCGTCGAGCGGCTGGAGGAGTTGGCCGTTCGGCTGGTCGATGGCTCGACCAGCGCCCCGGTGGATTGGCCCCAGAGCCAGGCCGTGCTGAACACCATCGAGCAAAACATCAAACCTGCCGTGCGGGCTTGCGGACCCGACGAAATCGCCGGCCTGCTGCGGGGGCTCGAGGGCCGCTTCGTCGAGCCCGGATCTTCCGGTGCGCCGACCCGGGGTCGGCCCGACGTGCTGCCCACCGGGCGCAATTTCTACGCTGTCGATTGCCGCACCGTGCCCACCCCGGCGGCCTGGCAGTTGGGCTGGAAGTCGGCCACGTTGTTGCTCGAGCGCCACCGCCAGGAACACGGCGAATGGCCGCAAACCCTGGCCATTAGCGCCTGGGGCACCTCCAACATGCGCACCGGCGGCGACGACATCGCCCAGGCGCTGGCGCTCTTGGGCGTCAAGCCGGTGTGGGAGCTCAGCTCGCGCCGCGTCACCGGCTTTGAGGTGCTGCCGCCGGCCGGCTTCGACCGGCCGCGCATCGACGTGGTGCTGCGCGTCTCGGGCTTTTTCCGCGATGCCTTTCCCGAACAGATAGCACTTTTCGATTCGGCCGTGGCCGCCGTGGCGGCGCTCGACGAGCCGCCCGAGCTCAACCCCCTGGCCGCGCGCGTGCGCAGCGATGCCGCGGCATTCGTGGCCCAAGGTTTATCGGCCGAGGCCGCGGCGCGGCGCGCCGGCTTTCGCGTCTTCGGCTCCAAGCCCGGGGCCTATGGGGCCGGCCTGCAGGCGCTGATCGACGAACGCGGCTGGCAGACCGACGCCGATCTCGCCCGTGCCTACATCGCCTGGGGCGGCTATGCCTACGGCGCCGGCTCGCAGGGCGTGGCCGAGCATGGTCTTTTTGAATCCCGCTTACGCCAGGTCGAAGTGGTGGTGCAGAACCAGGACAACCGCGAACACGATCTTCTCGATTCCGACGACTATTACCAGTTCGAGGGCGGCCTGACCGCCGCCGTGCGCCACGCCAGCGGGGCCCAGCCGGCGGTCTACCATCCCGACCACGCGCGTCCCGAAACGCCGCGTATCCGCACGCTGGAAGAAGAAATCGGCCGCGTCGTTCGAGCCCGCGTGGTCAATCCCAAATGGATCGCCGGTGCCATGCGGCACGGCTACAAGGGGGCCTTCGAGATGGCCGCCACGGTGGACTACATGTTCGCCTTCGCGGCCACCGCCCGGGCCGTCGCCGACCACCATTTCGATGCCGTCTTCGAGGCCTACCTGGAGGATGACGAGGTGCGGGAGTTTTTGCTGGATTCGAATCCCGCCGCCGCCCGTGAAATGGCCGAGCGGCTGATCGAGGCGCAGGACCGTGGGCTTTGGAAGCCGCGTTCCAACTCGGCCGCGGCGCGGCTGGCCGAGGTGGCAGGGCTTGTTCTGGAGGATGTCTGA
- a CDS encoding methylenetetrahydrofolate reductase C-terminal domain-containing protein: MIVAEQKPLSEIRKMLAEHKKVLAVGCGTCVTVCFSGGAKEVGILASALRMSAGLEGEALEVDEAMVQRQCEAEYLEPLSEKFAEYDAVLSLGCGVGVQSIAQHLPGKRIYPALNTTFMGAPTEQGVWEERCQGCGNCLLHITGGVCPVSRCSKQLFNGPCGGSQAGACEIDEATPCAWQMVWERMGALGLIDELMEVQPPKDWSTSRDGGPRRIVRDDLRLPPEGEEYGEEEAEGVA; this comes from the coding sequence ATGATCGTGGCGGAACAGAAACCGCTCAGCGAGATCCGCAAGATGCTGGCCGAGCACAAGAAGGTCTTGGCCGTGGGCTGCGGCACCTGCGTCACGGTATGCTTTTCCGGTGGCGCCAAGGAAGTCGGCATTTTGGCCTCGGCGCTGCGCATGTCGGCGGGGCTCGAGGGCGAGGCCCTGGAAGTGGACGAGGCCATGGTGCAGCGCCAGTGCGAGGCCGAATACCTGGAGCCGCTGAGCGAGAAATTCGCCGAATATGACGCCGTGCTTTCGTTGGGCTGCGGCGTCGGCGTGCAGTCCATCGCCCAGCACCTGCCGGGCAAACGCATCTACCCGGCGCTCAACACCACCTTCATGGGTGCCCCCACCGAACAGGGCGTCTGGGAGGAACGCTGCCAGGGTTGCGGCAACTGCCTGCTGCACATCACCGGCGGGGTCTGTCCGGTGTCGCGCTGTTCGAAGCAGCTTTTCAACGGGCCATGTGGCGGATCGCAAGCCGGCGCCTGCGAGATCGACGAGGCCACGCCCTGTGCCTGGCAGATGGTCTGGGAGCGCATGGGCGCGCTGGGCCTGATCGACGAGCTGATGGAGGTGCAACCGCCCAAGGACTGGTCCACCAGCCGCGACGGCGGGCCCCGCCGCATCGTCCGCGACGACCTCAGGCTGCCGCCCGAGGGCGAGGAATACGGGGAAGAAGAGGCGGAGGGGGTGGCATGA